In Methanocalculus alkaliphilus, one DNA window encodes the following:
- a CDS encoding flippase activity-associated protein Agl23, translated as MKAATDTPIFQRLLSPELLLFYIILLAGILRFAFLDLKLYHHDETVHAWFAYELLTKGTYIYDPKFHGPFLFYVTAGLFSLFGDSDLVGRLLPAFLGTALIALVYPLYRMEYLDARQMLVAAAFLALSPEMVYFSRFLRNDIFIAFFTLLLIVAACAYFRYEKLRYALLAAVAAALGMSSKENMPIVLVILGSYLLFAIWTRRLVFPVTWRRDLTAAILLGAGIIALFYSSFGSHPEIVLYAGQMAISHWMEMHGIERLGGPWYFYFVFLVLYEVPILILAALGMIHFILGGTIIQRIRSLREKGASDQMLPLAPSAIPDEIRSIFRRPEPGITYDPKMEFIRFSIWWMITSLAVYAYIGEKVPWLILHQLLPMIFVATYMLDRTKMVIVGLGIIFLFGMTMHVAFTPADIPEPIVQVQNSEDLRILMDWIDESDRVAIATDIYWPLPWYYRGDRWGPFTLFGDRPNEGSLLAGNYDLIITHDRNSYDALPGYEKVTLRHSYWVTYYEVKGNLVWYYFTRQVPTGGQNYDVFRRVA; from the coding sequence ATGAAAGCCGCAACGGATACACCAATTTTTCAGCGGCTCCTTTCACCGGAGTTGCTACTCTTTTACATCATTCTTCTGGCGGGCATCCTTCGGTTTGCCTTTCTGGATCTGAAACTCTATCACCATGATGAAACAGTTCATGCATGGTTTGCCTATGAACTCCTGACGAAAGGAACCTATATCTATGATCCAAAATTTCATGGTCCGTTCCTCTTCTATGTGACGGCGGGGCTTTTTTCCCTCTTTGGAGACTCGGATCTTGTCGGGAGACTGCTTCCTGCATTTCTTGGAACCGCTCTTATAGCACTCGTCTATCCGCTCTACCGGATGGAATATCTTGATGCACGGCAGATGCTTGTTGCCGCGGCTTTCCTCGCGCTTTCGCCGGAGATGGTCTATTTTTCGAGGTTCCTCAGAAACGATATCTTCATCGCCTTCTTCACACTTCTTCTCATCGTCGCTGCGTGTGCGTACTTCAGATATGAAAAACTCAGGTATGCACTGCTGGCCGCTGTTGCGGCGGCCCTTGGCATGTCAAGTAAAGAGAATATGCCGATCGTCCTTGTGATCCTCGGCTCGTACCTCCTCTTTGCCATCTGGACAAGGCGCCTGGTCTTTCCGGTCACCTGGCGGCGGGATCTCACTGCTGCGATCCTCCTTGGTGCAGGTATCATCGCCCTCTTTTATTCGTCCTTTGGCTCACATCCCGAGATTGTCCTCTATGCCGGACAGATGGCGATCTCCCACTGGATGGAGATGCATGGGATTGAACGGCTTGGAGGACCCTGGTACTTTTATTTTGTCTTCCTGGTCCTCTATGAGGTGCCGATCCTCATTCTGGCCGCACTTGGTATGATCCATTTCATCCTCGGGGGGACGATCATACAACGTATCCGCTCTCTCCGGGAGAAGGGGGCATCTGATCAGATGCTGCCCCTCGCCCCATCTGCCATACCCGATGAGATCCGATCAATATTCCGCCGCCCCGAGCCCGGCATTACCTATGATCCGAAGATGGAGTTCATCCGCTTCTCAATCTGGTGGATGATCACCTCCCTTGCCGTCTATGCATATATTGGTGAGAAGGTACCCTGGCTCATCCTCCATCAGCTCCTCCCGATGATCTTTGTTGCCACATATATGCTGGATCGGACCAAGATGGTGATCGTCGGCCTTGGCATCATCTTCCTCTTTGGGATGACGATGCATGTTGCATTTACCCCGGCAGATATTCCTGAGCCGATTGTCCAGGTGCAGAATTCAGAAGACCTGCGTATTCTGATGGACTGGATCGATGAATCTGATCGTGTCGCCATAGCGACTGATATCTACTGGCCGCTTCCCTGGTATTATCGCGGGGATCGGTGGGGGCCGTTCACCCTCTTTGGTGACAGGCCGAATGAAGGATCCCTTCTGGCCGGCAATTATGATCTCATCATCACCCATGACAGGAACAGCTATGATGCACTCCCCGGATATGAGAAAGTGACACTACGGCACAGCTACTGGGTGACCTATTACGAGGTGAAGGGGAACCTGGTATGGTATTACTTCACCCGGCAGGTCCCGACCGGGGGTCAGAACTATGATGTCTTCAGGCGGGTGGCATAG
- a CDS encoding tubulin/FtsZ family protein — MRVFFIGFGQAGGKIVDMFLAMDRKLQYGSFRGIAVNTARTDLMGLKHIDMKDRLLIGQTVVKGHGVGTDNVTGAKIAADEIDTIINAIDTRGTHDIDAFVVVAGLGGGTGSGGTPVLCRHLKRIYREPVYALGMIPAPEEGRLYSYNAARSLATLVNEADNTFIFDNSAWKNEGESVKSAYERLNEELVRRFGVLFRAGEVGKLGVGEMVVDSSEIINTLRGGGISTIGYAISDVITKSKPKKSIFSAFTRKDKGENLLTGEDKSAKIIGLIRRAMLGRLTLPCDYTTAERALVLVAGPPDELDRKGVEKSKSWVEENIAGVEVRGGDYPVDSTYIAAVVVLATIGNAPRITELLEVAKETKQDVIRSKERQSTMFEDAIDPLFE; from the coding sequence ATGCGAGTATTTTTCATCGGATTCGGACAGGCCGGGGGGAAGATCGTTGATATGTTCCTTGCCATGGATCGGAAACTCCAGTATGGCAGTTTCCGTGGTATTGCCGTAAATACGGCACGAACCGACCTGATGGGCCTGAAACACATCGATATGAAAGACCGTCTCCTTATCGGCCAGACTGTGGTTAAAGGGCACGGTGTGGGGACCGATAATGTGACCGGTGCCAAGATCGCAGCGGACGAGATCGACACCATCATCAATGCGATCGACACCAGAGGAACCCATGATATCGATGCTTTCGTCGTCGTCGCCGGCCTGGGCGGTGGAACGGGATCCGGGGGAACCCCGGTGCTCTGCCGCCACCTGAAACGCATCTACAGGGAACCGGTCTATGCCCTCGGAATGATTCCAGCCCCCGAAGAAGGGCGACTCTACTCGTATAATGCCGCCCGCAGTCTTGCCACCCTTGTCAATGAAGCTGACAACACCTTCATCTTCGATAACAGTGCGTGGAAGAACGAAGGGGAGAGCGTCAAGAGCGCATATGAGCGTCTGAATGAAGAGCTGGTCCGCCGGTTCGGAGTTCTCTTCCGTGCGGGAGAGGTTGGAAAGCTGGGTGTTGGTGAGATGGTCGTGGATTCGTCTGAGATCATCAACACCCTCAGGGGCGGTGGCATCTCAACCATCGGCTATGCAATCTCTGATGTGATCACAAAGAGCAAACCCAAGAAGAGTATCTTCTCAGCATTTACCCGGAAGGATAAGGGAGAGAATCTCCTTACCGGAGAGGATAAGTCCGCGAAGATCATCGGACTTATACGAAGAGCCATGCTCGGCCGCCTGACCCTTCCCTGTGACTACACAACCGCCGAACGTGCGCTCGTTCTGGTTGCCGGACCACCCGATGAACTTGACAGAAAAGGTGTTGAGAAGTCAAAGTCATGGGTCGAAGAGAACATTGCAGGGGTTGAGGTGAGAGGCGGCGACTATCCTGTCGATTCGACATACATCGCAGCTGTCGTCGTCCTCGCCACGATCGGGAATGCCCCCCGGATCACCGAACTGCTTGAAGTAGCAAAAGAGACAAAACAGGACGTCATCAGATCCAAGGAGCGGCAGTCGACGATGTTTGAAGATGCCATTGATCCGCTCTTTGAGTGA
- a CDS encoding NAD(P)/FAD-dependent oxidoreductase: protein MHICVIGGGLTGLSAALRLSGDHTVTVLEMDEEPGGCLSSYRLPDYAIESLYHHCFSGDRHLLSLIDELGLTDRLEWLKGSTGYMVGGRISPLTTPFEILRYPHLSLFEKIRLGLFVLGSKNTDYKSLDEIPAERFIREKLGDQIYRSFFEPLLRSKFGERRSEVSAAWLMSRIAIRSDRGSEGERLGYLQNGFAELIDALLLRLDEMGCMVQTGHRVSSLEATENGWLVDGERYDCVISTLSPQETGRLSSLPLSPLPYQGSACLTLATSSDPTEGIYWVNIGDSAPYGAVITHTNLVPFERYGEHIVYIASYFSGDPPADCEELFLSDFCSRFSVPRSSIHWHRLRIEQYAGPVYLTGYRSMIPDQNPAPGLFIAGMFSFENYPERSMDGSVAAGEAVAQSVMGWLS, encoded by the coding sequence ATGCATATCTGCGTAATCGGTGGAGGACTCACCGGCCTTTCGGCGGCACTACGGCTCTCCGGAGATCATACGGTGACTGTTCTTGAGATGGATGAAGAGCCCGGGGGGTGCCTCTCATCCTATCGGCTCCCTGATTACGCGATCGAGTCGCTGTACCATCACTGCTTCTCCGGGGATCGGCATCTGCTCTCTCTTATAGATGAGCTTGGTCTTACTGACCGACTCGAATGGCTGAAAGGGAGTACCGGATACATGGTCGGAGGGAGGATCTCACCGCTCACTACTCCGTTTGAAATTCTTCGCTACCCTCATCTCTCTCTCTTTGAGAAGATCCGGCTCGGTCTCTTTGTTCTTGGATCAAAGAATACGGATTACAAAAGCCTTGATGAGATCCCGGCAGAGAGATTCATCCGGGAAAAACTGGGTGATCAGATCTATCGTTCCTTCTTTGAGCCGCTCCTCAGGTCAAAATTTGGAGAGAGGCGTTCGGAGGTCTCCGCTGCCTGGCTGATGAGCAGGATAGCAATCCGATCTGATCGTGGATCAGAGGGTGAACGGCTCGGCTATCTTCAAAATGGGTTTGCAGAGCTCATCGATGCTCTCCTCCTGAGGCTGGATGAGATGGGCTGCATGGTGCAGACAGGCCACCGGGTCTCCTCTCTTGAGGCAACAGAAAATGGATGGCTGGTGGATGGTGAGAGGTATGACTGCGTCATATCAACCCTTTCTCCACAGGAGACGGGGCGTCTCTCCTCTCTTCCCCTTTCACCTCTTCCATACCAGGGGTCTGCCTGCCTCACCCTTGCAACATCCTCCGATCCGACGGAGGGGATCTACTGGGTGAATATCGGAGATTCTGCCCCCTATGGTGCCGTGATTACGCATACAAACCTGGTACCGTTTGAGAGATATGGAGAGCATATTGTCTACATCGCATCCTACTTCTCAGGAGACCCTCCGGCAGATTGTGAGGAGCTCTTCCTCTCGGACTTCTGCTCCCGCTTCTCGGTTCCGAGATCCTCGATCCATTGGCACCGCCTCCGCATCGAGCAGTATGCAGGCCCCGTCTATCTGACCGGATATCGTTCAATGATACCAGATCAGAATCCTGCCCCTGGTCTCTTCATTGCAGGGATGTTTTCGTTTGAGAATTATCCGGAACGAAGTATGGATGGATCCGTTGCAGCGGGCGAGGCGGTTGCCCAATCTGTTATGGGGTGGTTGTCATGA
- a CDS encoding glycosyltransferase: protein MMEVSAVIPVFNDRKALERAIPESIRRLEEITGSFELLIAEDGSNDGSAEYVRSWEERDPRVRLLHADERLGRGRALNRAFAESQGKIFCYYDVDLATDMVHLADLIGAIRDGCAIATGSRLMPDSAIDRGHGREIASRGYNALVRFFLGSRLYDHQCGFKAFSRDLLTSLLPAVQAPHWFWDTEILVLAERAGYRVCEFPVVWRQGEQTTVKFSDVTGMGSDILKLWWRLHASKD from the coding sequence ATGATGGAGGTATCAGCGGTCATTCCCGTGTTTAATGACAGAAAGGCACTTGAAAGAGCAATTCCTGAATCTATCCGGCGACTTGAGGAGATCACCGGATCATTTGAGCTTCTCATTGCCGAAGACGGCTCCAATGACGGGAGTGCTGAATATGTCCGTTCATGGGAAGAGCGCGATCCCCGTGTCCGCCTCCTTCATGCCGATGAACGGCTCGGACGTGGCCGTGCGCTGAATCGTGCGTTTGCGGAGTCACAAGGAAAAATCTTCTGCTATTATGATGTTGATCTTGCAACCGATATGGTACATCTTGCCGATCTCATTGGTGCCATCCGTGATGGCTGTGCTATCGCAACCGGATCCCGACTGATGCCGGATTCGGCAATCGATCGGGGCCATGGGCGTGAGATTGCAAGCAGAGGGTATAACGCCCTTGTCCGTTTCTTCCTGGGAAGCCGCCTCTATGATCATCAGTGCGGCTTCAAGGCATTCTCCCGGGATCTCCTCACCTCCCTCCTCCCCGCTGTCCAGGCACCACACTGGTTCTGGGACACCGAGATCCTTGTGCTTGCAGAGCGTGCAGGGTACCGTGTCTGCGAGTTCCCCGTTGTCTGGAGGCAGGGTGAGCAGACAACAGTGAAATTCTCCGATGTAACCGGAATGGGATCAGACATCCTGAAACTCTGGTGGCGCCTCCATGCTTCGAAAGATTAG
- a CDS encoding lysylphosphatidylglycerol synthase transmembrane domain-containing protein produces MLRKISTVILSTLLAAGLIIFLLSRVWDELLITLHEADLRFLLLATLICLAAWYLRGCRYRFILSRLSIAVGAIFSTACIFVSQTANLIIPARLGDLIRLLILRHEKGTTYSTGLSSLIVERVFDIITIALIGAIALPFVVTQATWFSTLIGVTLLGGLLFIMVLLFSGRFSSENRIFGKILKILDEIRTVSGTTSALAILSVSSIAIWIIDCIICAMVAMMFGEVVPFQVIVLAIVIGNLVKAVPITPGGVGTYELALALTFELAGVTPGTAVLIAIIDHLIKNLVTLAGGVVSIYYFGEWTLALLKRAYSGDIRGEINGRS; encoded by the coding sequence ATGCTTCGAAAGATTAGTACCGTCATTCTTTCAACGCTCCTTGCGGCTGGATTAATCATTTTTCTCCTCTCCCGTGTATGGGATGAACTTCTCATCACGCTCCATGAAGCAGATCTCCGGTTTCTCCTTCTTGCAACTCTCATCTGCCTTGCTGCCTGGTACCTTCGGGGCTGCCGGTACCGGTTCATCCTCTCCCGACTCTCAATAGCAGTCGGGGCCATCTTCTCGACAGCCTGTATCTTTGTCTCCCAGACGGCAAATCTGATCATCCCGGCACGGCTGGGGGATCTCATCAGACTTCTGATCCTCAGGCATGAGAAGGGGACGACCTACTCGACCGGTCTCTCCTCCCTCATCGTTGAGCGTGTCTTTGATATCATCACCATCGCCCTTATCGGTGCAATTGCGCTTCCGTTCGTCGTCACCCAGGCGACATGGTTTTCAACGCTCATCGGTGTTACACTGCTTGGAGGGCTTCTCTTCATCATGGTTCTCCTCTTCTCCGGAAGATTCTCTTCGGAGAACCGTATTTTTGGAAAGATTCTGAAGATCCTGGATGAGATCCGCACCGTCTCAGGAACCACATCTGCCCTCGCGATTCTTTCAGTCTCATCCATTGCCATCTGGATCATCGACTGTATCATCTGTGCGATGGTTGCGATGATGTTTGGAGAAGTGGTACCCTTTCAGGTGATCGTTTTAGCCATTGTCATCGGCAACCTCGTCAAGGCTGTTCCGATTACCCCGGGCGGTGTTGGTACCTATGAGCTTGCTCTTGCCCTGACATTTGAGCTTGCCGGGGTTACACCGGGAACGGCGGTTCTTATTGCCATCATCGATCATCTCATCAAGAATCTGGTGACGCTTGCAGGCGGGGTCGTTTCCATCTACTACTTTGGGGAATGGACGCTTGCATTATTGAAGCGGGCATACTCAGGGGATATCAGGGGAGAGATCAATGGTCGGAGCTGA
- a CDS encoding DUF2298 domain-containing protein — protein MVGAEAQVLTVILWLIALKILQISIYPLLRPTLGEIAYPLSYPLSLLAFTLFSWYAGLLHLPVQLAALFFLLLGSVMLIRKEYVPEDLKRNLRWDAVFLAGFLYLLEIRFFNPSISFAEKFMDHAFLASVMRNPVVPPPDPWFAGGDLSIYYYLGHWMAGALGITIGGESVVVFNLMLPTVAGMAVVAAAALGYLLIPRYFYLPAAVLLIPNPAAVWHLIAGTPVDVLPWESTRVITGTITEYPLFSFFWGDPHAHILGIFNQILFITLCMVLYLGYGDLSLRSRYVLALLLALSLGTMPGVNSWDVLLYAPFYCLIALLTGIRYAGWDLRGWLPLLSVPPLSILLYAPFLAAIEGAGILGVGIVPEGSSLVEFILVHGFFLAIFLMYGLKDLSRYPWLLALPLLGLLTGYGAAGLAGMVLLLLAVRRSGRPEEILGMAGLAVIIFCELIYLKDNMGEFYYRMNTVFKFSMVAWVMMGLSTTIIIGRWLSRQTWPCALPPWAVRSALAAGILFLIVIPPFTPLTYGYATQTLDGSAWLQEAHPGDAAAITYLRSLDGDLRIIEAVGEGYSYAGRISSFTGIPTILGWQGHELVWRSNEDGWYGRRIADVRSIYQDPGRSLPLLEEYGITHLIVGPLENERYRVHLPDEGLILVFEADGTLVYEVAP, from the coding sequence ATGGTCGGAGCTGAAGCCCAGGTACTGACGGTCATCCTCTGGCTCATTGCCCTGAAAATACTTCAGATATCGATCTATCCCCTCCTCCGACCCACCCTTGGCGAGATCGCCTACCCGCTCTCTTATCCCCTCTCACTCCTTGCATTTACCCTCTTCTCATGGTATGCAGGTCTGCTCCATCTTCCGGTACAGCTTGCGGCATTGTTCTTTCTTCTCCTCGGGTCTGTCATGCTCATCCGTAAGGAGTATGTGCCAGAGGATCTGAAGCGAAATCTCAGATGGGATGCGGTCTTCCTTGCCGGATTCCTCTATCTCCTTGAGATCCGGTTCTTCAATCCATCGATCTCGTTTGCTGAGAAGTTCATGGACCACGCCTTCCTCGCCTCGGTGATGAGAAACCCGGTGGTTCCGCCTCCTGACCCCTGGTTTGCGGGGGGGGATCTCTCCATCTACTATTATCTTGGTCACTGGATGGCCGGGGCACTTGGTATCACAATTGGCGGAGAGTCGGTTGTCGTCTTTAACCTGATGCTCCCGACCGTCGCAGGTATGGCGGTCGTGGCTGCAGCGGCTCTTGGGTATCTCCTGATCCCGCGATACTTCTACCTTCCTGCCGCCGTCCTTCTGATCCCAAACCCTGCTGCGGTCTGGCATCTGATCGCCGGCACCCCCGTTGATGTACTCCCCTGGGAGAGCACCCGTGTCATCACCGGGACAATCACTGAATATCCTCTCTTCTCCTTCTTCTGGGGTGATCCTCACGCCCATATCCTCGGTATCTTCAATCAGATACTCTTCATCACCCTCTGTATGGTCCTCTATCTCGGATATGGCGACCTCTCTCTTCGATCCCGTTATGTTCTTGCTCTCCTTCTGGCCCTCTCTCTTGGTACCATGCCGGGGGTGAACTCCTGGGATGTCCTCCTCTATGCTCCCTTCTACTGCCTGATCGCACTCCTGACCGGCATCCGGTATGCAGGGTGGGATCTCCGGGGGTGGCTGCCGCTCCTTTCTGTCCCTCCCCTCTCCATCCTTCTGTATGCGCCATTTCTGGCTGCGATTGAGGGGGCAGGAATTCTTGGGGTGGGTATTGTGCCAGAGGGGAGCAGCCTCGTGGAATTCATCCTGGTGCACGGATTTTTCCTTGCCATCTTTCTTATGTATGGGTTGAAGGATCTGAGCCGGTATCCCTGGCTCCTGGCGCTCCCCCTCCTCGGCCTTCTCACCGGATATGGGGCGGCAGGTCTTGCCGGCATGGTACTCCTGCTCCTTGCGGTACGGCGATCCGGCCGGCCGGAAGAGATCCTCGGGATGGCAGGCCTTGCTGTCATCATCTTCTGTGAACTCATCTATCTGAAGGATAACATGGGGGAGTTCTACTACCGGATGAATACCGTCTTTAAGTTCTCGATGGTCGCCTGGGTGATGATGGGGCTTTCAACAACTATCATCATCGGCAGGTGGCTCTCCCGGCAGACATGGCCATGCGCCCTTCCACCATGGGCTGTCCGTTCTGCTCTGGCAGCAGGCATCCTGTTCCTGATTGTGATCCCCCCGTTTACCCCGCTCACCTATGGATATGCCACGCAGACCCTCGATGGATCAGCATGGCTTCAGGAAGCGCATCCGGGCGATGCAGCGGCGATCACGTATCTCCGTTCCCTTGACGGGGATCTCCGTATCATTGAGGCTGTCGGGGAGGGGTACTCCTATGCAGGGCGGATCTCCTCGTTTACAGGGATCCCGACGATCCTTGGATGGCAGGGTCATGAACTGGTATGGCGGAGTAATGAAGATGGATGGTATGGCAGGCGGATCGCCGATGTCCGCTCTATCTATCAGGATCCTGGGCGATCCCTTCCTCTCCTTGAAGAGTATGGTATTACGCACCTCATCGTCGGACCACTTGAGAATGAACGATACAGGGTTCATCTCCCGGATGAAGGGCTTATTCTTGTCTTTGAAGCGGATGGGACATTGGTCTATGAGGTCGCTCCCTGA
- the rpl7ae gene encoding 50S ribosomal protein L7Ae, producing MSKMYQKFEVPEELQNSALEALELARDTGKIKKGSNEATKSVERGIAQLVLVGGDVEPEEIVMHLPPLCMEKEIPFIFITKQSEIGAACGLDVGSAAVAIVKSGKAKDLVEEIVTKVTALRG from the coding sequence ATGTCAAAGATGTACCAGAAATTTGAGGTTCCCGAAGAACTTCAGAATAGTGCGCTTGAAGCGCTCGAGCTTGCACGTGATACCGGAAAGATCAAGAAAGGATCAAACGAGGCAACAAAATCTGTGGAACGCGGCATCGCCCAGCTTGTGCTGGTCGGCGGAGATGTCGAGCCGGAAGAGATTGTGATGCACCTCCCCCCGCTCTGCATGGAGAAAGAGATTCCATTCATCTTCATTACCAAACAGTCCGAGATCGGTGCCGCTTGTGGTCTTGATGTCGGATCAGCAGCAGTTGCAATCGTTAAATCCGGAAAAGCCAAGGATCTCGTTGAAGAGATTGTAACAAAAGTTACTGCACTGAGAGGCTGA
- a CDS encoding 30S ribosomal protein S28e yields MADNGTPAEVIEVIGLTGMHGEASQVKCRILDGPNKGRIITRNTFGPIREGDILMLLETEREAKKLSRR; encoded by the coding sequence ATGGCTGATAATGGAACGCCGGCAGAAGTCATCGAAGTGATCGGGCTTACCGGGATGCACGGTGAGGCATCCCAGGTGAAGTGCAGGATCCTTGATGGCCCAAACAAGGGGCGGATCATCACCCGCAATACCTTCGGTCCAATCCGGGAGGGTGATATCCTGATGCTCCTTGAGACTGAACGTGAAGCGAAGAAGCTCTCGAGGCGGTGA
- a CDS encoding 50S ribosomal protein L24e codes for MVEKYTCSFCGDQLEPGTGKLFVRKDGAIFYFCSSKCQSNYRLRRVPRRVEWTAAGRKARGKE; via the coding sequence ATGGTCGAGAAGTACACCTGCAGTTTCTGTGGCGATCAGCTCGAACCAGGTACTGGTAAACTCTTCGTCCGCAAGGACGGCGCGATCTTCTACTTCTGCTCCTCAAAGTGCCAGAGCAACTACAGGCTCCGCAGAGTTCCGCGCCGTGTCGAATGGACCGCAGCAGGCCGTAAGGCCCGTGGCAAGGAGTGA
- the ndk gene encoding nucleoside-diphosphate kinase, with translation MERSFVMIKPDGVQRGLIGEIISRFERKGLKMLAARFECLPEDRVAAQYNEHLEKPFFPGLKTYIMSGPVFLMVWEGKNAVGIIRSLVGATNPVEAAPGTIRGDFAVDIGRNVIHASDSPASGEREIAIHFGSDDLVAYSGIAESMLYE, from the coding sequence ATGGAACGCTCCTTTGTGATGATTAAACCTGATGGTGTCCAGAGAGGACTCATCGGTGAGATCATCTCCCGGTTTGAAAGAAAAGGCCTGAAGATGCTCGCTGCCAGATTCGAATGCCTCCCTGAGGACCGGGTTGCAGCACAGTACAACGAGCACCTTGAGAAGCCCTTCTTCCCCGGTCTCAAGACCTATATCATGAGCGGCCCGGTCTTTCTGATGGTCTGGGAGGGAAAGAATGCGGTCGGTATCATCAGGTCGCTTGTTGGTGCAACTAACCCCGTTGAGGCGGCTCCCGGGACCATCCGTGGCGACTTTGCAGTTGATATCGGCAGAAACGTCATTCATGCTTCCGATTCACCGGCATCAGGAGAGCGCGAGATTGCCATCCATTTCGGAAGCGATGATCTCGTAGCATATTCTGGTATCGCTGAGTCGATGCTGTACGAATAA
- a CDS encoding MarC family protein produces the protein MADLLTFGLLSLSSLLIIVNPLAVALIYVSLTDMMEKTDRLKVAYDASRVALLVVLTFAIAGGLILQLFGISLEAFRVAGGILLFGIGMEMVYAKTSRTKMTATEKYEGIDTDEVSIVPLAVPMISGPGTITTVIVLMNEASYLGMYAYAIVILLCPFVIGISYYMMKNADIITKYIGPREYRVIGRLMGILLIAIAVQFVITGLRTAFPILVGGL, from the coding sequence ATGGCTGATCTTCTGACCTTTGGGCTTCTCTCCCTTTCGTCACTCCTGATCATCGTCAATCCACTTGCAGTGGCACTTATCTATGTAAGCCTGACGGATATGATGGAGAAGACGGACCGGCTCAAAGTTGCATACGATGCAAGCCGTGTCGCTCTCCTTGTGGTGCTGACATTTGCAATAGCAGGGGGTTTGATCCTCCAGCTCTTCGGGATATCCCTTGAGGCGTTCCGGGTTGCAGGCGGCATCCTTCTCTTCGGGATCGGGATGGAGATGGTCTACGCAAAGACATCGCGGACGAAGATGACCGCCACCGAGAAGTATGAAGGGATTGATACCGATGAGGTCTCGATCGTCCCGTTGGCGGTTCCGATGATATCGGGTCCCGGCACGATCACAACAGTCATTGTGCTGATGAACGAGGCATCGTATCTTGGTATGTATGCATATGCCATCGTTATCCTTCTCTGCCCCTTCGTCATCGGGATCAGCTATTATATGATGAAGAACGCTGATATCATAACAAAATATATTGGCCCGAGGGAGTACCGTGTGATCGGGCGGCTGATGGGGATACTGTTGATCGCCATAGCTGTTCAGTTTGTCATTACCGGGCTCAGGACGGCGTTTCCGATCCTTGTTGGAGGTCTATAA
- a CDS encoding nitrilase-related carbon-nitrogen hydrolase, giving the protein MEVCLAQLASVIDDPDASLQKADGAVSEAVCRGADLIVFPEQYATGWDPKSTRHAEGDDGPIITGWRRIAEEYGAWIAGSHRELSGSGVKNTTLLIDPDGALKGRYAKIHLFTPGGEGELYTAGDRFVICDVAGIRVGCAICYDLRFPELFRKYADRGAECMIVPAAWPCSRLDHFHLFARARAVENQFYIAAVCTTGKTPVDTYCGGSYIVDPVGEVISRAGDGEALISAPISSDQVRRVREAFPMQRDLRRDIYMDISPYNGE; this is encoded by the coding sequence ATGGAGGTCTGCCTGGCCCAGCTTGCATCCGTTATTGATGATCCGGATGCCAGTCTTCAGAAGGCTGATGGAGCAGTATCCGAGGCTGTCTGCCGGGGCGCTGATCTTATCGTCTTTCCTGAACAGTATGCCACCGGGTGGGATCCGAAATCCACTCGCCATGCCGAGGGTGATGACGGCCCGATTATAACCGGGTGGCGCCGGATCGCAGAGGAGTATGGTGCCTGGATTGCAGGGTCACACCGGGAACTATCTGGCAGCGGTGTGAAGAATACAACCCTCCTCATCGACCCCGATGGGGCGCTGAAGGGGCGATATGCAAAGATCCACCTCTTCACTCCCGGGGGGGAGGGAGAGCTGTATACAGCCGGTGACAGATTTGTTATCTGTGATGTCGCAGGTATCCGGGTTGGATGCGCCATCTGTTACGATCTCCGGTTTCCCGAACTCTTTCGGAAGTATGCTGATCGTGGGGCTGAGTGTATGATCGTTCCTGCGGCATGGCCGTGCAGCCGGCTGGATCACTTCCATCTCTTTGCCAGGGCACGGGCGGTGGAAAACCAGTTCTATATCGCTGCAGTCTGTACAACGGGGAAGACGCCTGTCGATACCTACTGTGGCGGCTCGTATATCGTTGATCCTGTGGGAGAGGTGATCTCCCGGGCGGGTGATGGTGAGGCTCTGATATCTGCCCCGATCTCATCAGATCAGGTTCGGAGGGTTCGCGAGGCGTTTCCTATGCAAAGAGACCTCAGGCGTGACATTTACATGGATATAAGCCCATATAATGGAGAATGA